The Caballeronia sp. SL2Y3 genome includes a window with the following:
- a CDS encoding PLP-dependent aminotransferase family protein — MSVPLDQIPAPHDAEQLTLVDQLVQWGRRRIDERVFRPGMRMPSIRKLAIDKGVSRFTVVEAYERLVAHGYLDSRRGSGFYVRDRITPSAPGALAVSQREPVQSTIDVVWLLRNMLHTASPEKGPGLGYLPSRWLDGELITNALRSMSRLAGAQMLGLGTPQGFLPLRQQLQTRLAELEIGASEQQIVLTSGITQAIDLIARIYVKPGDAVIVGDPAWFQMFGRFASQGARLVGMPYTPEGPDLNALETLVATWRPKMLIVNSVLHNPTGTSLTAAQAFRILQLAQEYDFIVVEDDVYGDLCPTGFAATRLASLDQLKRVTFLGSFSKTLAANLRVGYVAASVDVANALADQKMLVGMTSPELNERVVYKILTEGHYRRHVERLRTRLDTVRDKTARMLESTGLRLFTTPEAGMFLWADAGVDSDGLAAAGHEAGFLMTPGSLFSPQQSPTTWMRFNVANCGDPALPALIAGHLEKVARRSV; from the coding sequence ATGTCCGTTCCGCTCGACCAGATTCCCGCGCCGCATGACGCAGAGCAGCTCACGCTCGTCGACCAGCTCGTGCAGTGGGGCCGACGCCGCATCGACGAGCGCGTGTTCCGGCCCGGCATGCGCATGCCGTCCATCCGCAAGCTCGCGATCGACAAGGGCGTGTCGCGTTTCACCGTCGTCGAAGCGTACGAGCGGCTCGTCGCGCACGGCTATCTCGATTCGCGGCGCGGCTCGGGCTTCTACGTGCGCGATCGCATCACGCCGTCTGCGCCGGGCGCGCTTGCCGTGTCGCAACGCGAGCCGGTGCAGAGCACCATCGACGTCGTCTGGCTCTTGCGCAACATGCTGCACACGGCGAGTCCCGAGAAGGGGCCGGGTTTGGGCTATCTGCCTTCGCGCTGGCTCGACGGCGAACTGATCACCAACGCGCTGCGGTCCATGAGCCGTCTCGCCGGCGCGCAAATGCTCGGTCTCGGCACGCCGCAAGGCTTCCTGCCGCTGCGCCAGCAGTTGCAGACGCGCCTCGCGGAACTGGAGATCGGCGCATCCGAGCAGCAGATCGTGCTGACATCGGGCATCACGCAGGCCATCGACCTGATCGCGCGCATCTACGTGAAGCCGGGCGATGCGGTGATCGTCGGCGATCCCGCGTGGTTCCAGATGTTCGGCCGCTTCGCGTCGCAGGGCGCGCGGCTCGTCGGCATGCCGTACACGCCCGAGGGTCCGGATCTGAACGCGCTGGAAACGCTCGTCGCGACGTGGCGGCCGAAGATGCTCATCGTGAACTCGGTGCTGCACAATCCGACCGGCACGTCGCTGACCGCGGCGCAGGCGTTTCGCATTCTTCAGCTCGCGCAGGAGTACGACTTTATCGTCGTCGAGGACGATGTCTACGGCGACCTTTGCCCGACGGGCTTCGCCGCCACGCGTCTCGCTTCGCTCGATCAACTGAAGCGCGTGACCTTTCTCGGCAGCTTCTCGAAGACGCTCGCCGCGAACCTGCGCGTGGGCTACGTGGCGGCGTCGGTGGACGTGGCCAACGCGCTCGCCGATCAAAAGATGCTCGTCGGCATGACGAGTCCGGAGCTGAACGAACGCGTCGTCTACAAGATTCTGACCGAGGGCCACTACCGGCGCCACGTCGAGCGGCTGCGGACGCGGCTCGACACCGTGCGCGACAAGACCGCGCGCATGCTGGAAAGCACCGGCCTGCGGCTTTTCACGACGCCCGAGGCCGGCATGTTCCTGTGGGCGGACGCGGGCGTCGATTCGGACGGTCTCGCGGCGGCGGGCCACGAGGCCGGCTTTCTGATGACGCCCGGCAGTCTTTTTTCGCCGCAGCAGTCACCGACCACATGGATGCGCTTCAACGTCGCCAATTGCGGCGATCCGGCGCTGCCCGCGCTGATCGCGGGCCATCTGGAGAAGGTCGCGCGGCGCTCGGTCTAG
- a CDS encoding Rhs element Vgr protein: MLKPARRSRSLTPGEIALARLVFREAIDYATVRVHARAYLPFGLQPPHTAMAPNGSLYFPRACHRDDFSGCGIGDQMWFIHEMTHVWQFQLGYWVRLRGAIRIGLGYGYALGAEKRLSDYNMEAQGNLLADYFALKFCDAPGALYEHRYRHAPDALARYETVLADFIDAPFSRRHLPGGR; encoded by the coding sequence ATGCTCAAGCCCGCCCGCCGCTCCCGCTCGCTCACGCCCGGCGAGATCGCGCTGGCGCGTCTCGTCTTTCGCGAGGCGATCGACTATGCGACGGTCCGCGTGCATGCGCGGGCGTATCTGCCCTTCGGCTTGCAGCCGCCGCATACCGCAATGGCCCCCAACGGCAGCCTTTATTTCCCGCGCGCGTGCCATCGCGATGACTTCTCGGGGTGCGGCATCGGCGATCAGATGTGGTTCATCCACGAGATGACGCACGTCTGGCAGTTCCAGCTCGGCTATTGGGTGCGCCTGCGCGGCGCGATTCGCATCGGGCTCGGCTACGGGTATGCGCTCGGAGCGGAGAAGCGCCTGTCCGACTACAACATGGAAGCGCAAGGCAATCTGCTAGCCGACTACTTCGCGCTGAAGTTCTGCGACGCGCCCGGCGCGCTCTACGAACACCGCTACCGGCACGCGCCCGATGCGCTCGCACGTTACGAAACGGTGCTCGCGGATTTTATCGACGCGCCGTTTTCACGACGCCATTTGCCGGGCGGCCGCTAG
- the htpG gene encoding molecular chaperone HtpG: MAQETMSFQAEVKQLLHLMIHSLYSNKEIFLRELISNASDAADKLRFEAIENSALYENDPDLRIRISFDKAARTVTIDDNGIGMSRDEAISHLGTIARSGTKEFFSKLSGDQQKDAALIGQFGVGFYSGFIVADKITVETRRAGLPASQGVRWTSAGEGDFEVEDIERAQRGTTITLHLRADEDDLLSSHRLKSIIQKYSDHVALPILMKKEEWDAEKSEVVVKDEDETVNQASALWTRPKSEITDEQYKQFYQHISHDHDDPLAWTHNRVEGRSEYTQLLYVPKHAPFDLWNREHRGGLKLYVKRVFIMDDAEQLLPAYLRFVKGVVDSADLPLNVSREILQESRDVKAIREGVTKRVLSMLEELATSSAEATEDADKEKYATFWREFGQVLKEGIGEDFSNRERIAKLVRFASTHNDSDVQNVSLADYVARMKPEQTKIYYVTADNWQAAKNSPHLEVFRKKGVEVLLLTDRVDEWMLSFLNEFDGKPLASVARGDLDLGALNDEEKQQQEKVGEEMKPLVEKMKEALQGKAKDVRLTFRLTDSPSCLVADEGDMSGYLQRMLKAAGQKAPQAEPILEVNPDHPLVKALNAENANFADWCHLLFDQALLAEGGTLEDPASFVKRTNALLLAH; the protein is encoded by the coding sequence ATGGCGCAAGAAACCATGAGCTTTCAGGCGGAAGTGAAGCAGCTTCTGCACCTGATGATCCATTCGCTGTACAGCAACAAGGAAATCTTCCTGCGCGAGCTGATCTCGAACGCATCGGACGCGGCGGACAAGCTGCGCTTCGAAGCGATCGAAAACAGCGCGCTGTACGAGAACGATCCCGACCTGCGCATCCGCATTTCGTTCGATAAAGCCGCGCGCACCGTCACCATCGACGACAACGGCATCGGCATGAGCCGCGACGAAGCCATCTCGCATCTGGGCACCATCGCGCGGTCCGGCACCAAGGAGTTCTTCTCGAAGCTCTCCGGCGACCAGCAGAAGGACGCCGCGCTCATCGGCCAGTTCGGCGTGGGCTTCTATTCGGGCTTCATCGTCGCGGACAAGATCACGGTCGAAACGCGCCGCGCCGGCCTGCCGGCGAGCCAGGGCGTGCGCTGGACGAGCGCGGGCGAGGGCGATTTTGAAGTCGAGGACATCGAGCGCGCGCAACGCGGCACCACCATCACGCTGCATTTGCGTGCGGACGAAGACGATCTGCTGTCGTCGCATCGGCTGAAATCGATCATCCAGAAATACTCGGATCACGTCGCGCTGCCCATTCTGATGAAGAAGGAAGAATGGGACGCGGAGAAGAGCGAGGTGGTCGTGAAGGACGAGGACGAGACCGTCAATCAGGCGAGCGCGCTCTGGACGCGCCCGAAGAGCGAGATCACCGACGAGCAGTACAAGCAGTTCTATCAGCACATTTCGCACGATCACGACGATCCGCTCGCGTGGACGCACAACCGCGTGGAAGGCCGGAGCGAATACACGCAACTGCTGTATGTGCCGAAGCACGCGCCGTTCGATCTCTGGAACCGCGAGCATCGCGGCGGCCTGAAGCTCTACGTGAAGCGCGTGTTCATCATGGACGACGCCGAGCAACTGCTGCCCGCGTATCTGCGCTTCGTGAAGGGCGTGGTCGATTCGGCGGATCTGCCGCTCAACGTGTCGCGCGAAATCCTGCAGGAAAGCCGCGACGTGAAGGCGATCCGCGAAGGCGTGACCAAGCGCGTGCTGTCGATGCTCGAAGAACTGGCGACGTCCTCGGCCGAAGCGACCGAAGACGCCGACAAGGAAAAGTACGCCACCTTCTGGCGCGAGTTCGGCCAGGTGCTGAAGGAAGGCATCGGCGAGGACTTCAGCAATCGCGAGCGCATCGCGAAGCTCGTGCGCTTTGCATCGACGCATAACGACAGCGACGTGCAGAACGTGTCGCTCGCCGATTACGTCGCGCGCATGAAGCCCGAGCAGACGAAGATCTACTACGTGACCGCCGACAACTGGCAGGCCGCGAAGAACAGCCCGCATCTCGAAGTGTTCCGCAAGAAGGGCGTCGAGGTGTTGCTGCTGACGGATCGCGTCGACGAATGGATGCTGTCGTTCCTGAACGAATTCGACGGCAAGCCGCTCGCGAGCGTGGCGCGCGGCGACCTCGATCTCGGCGCGCTCAACGACGAAGAAAAGCAGCAGCAGGAAAAGGTCGGCGAGGAAATGAAGCCGCTCGTCGAGAAGATGAAAGAGGCGCTTCAAGGCAAGGCGAAGGACGTGCGCCTCACGTTCCGTCTGACCGATTCGCCGAGCTGCCTCGTCGCGGACGAAGGCGACATGAGCGGCTATCTCCAGCGCATGCTGAAGGCGGCGGGGCAGAAGGCGCCGCAAGCGGAGCCGATTCTCGAAGTGAATCCGGACCATCCGCTCGTGAAGGCGCTGAACGCCGAGAACGCGAATTTCGCGGACTGGTGCCATCTGCTCTTCGATCAGGCGCTTCTGGCCGAAGGCGGCACGCTGGAAGATCCGGCGAGCTTCGTGAAGCGGACGAACGCGTTGTTGCTCGCGCACTAA
- a CDS encoding chorismate lyase: MPIPNDPVDAHWRIAPHPVCSDDQKDWLTRGGSLTAHLRTLGAVTVEVTREAVDKPWRDECRALGATPRTPVWTREVVLKVDGVPFVAAHSIVALSHSTGVWQSMRRLRTRPLAELLYSDSSVSRSMLASRVLTARHPLYRLAAKHAQASHALVARRSVFLRHGAALMVTECFLDALWRALSSRHVPHAVHREHARAYEHLSSHAKRVAHGEAR, translated from the coding sequence ATGCCGATTCCGAACGATCCCGTCGATGCCCATTGGCGCATCGCGCCGCATCCCGTTTGCAGTGACGATCAGAAAGACTGGCTCACGCGCGGCGGCTCGTTGACCGCCCATCTGCGCACGCTCGGCGCGGTGACGGTCGAGGTCACGCGCGAAGCCGTCGATAAACCGTGGCGCGACGAATGCCGCGCGCTCGGCGCGACGCCGCGCACGCCGGTCTGGACGCGCGAAGTCGTGCTGAAGGTCGATGGCGTGCCGTTCGTCGCGGCGCACAGCATCGTCGCGCTGTCGCACAGCACGGGCGTGTGGCAGTCCATGCGACGCCTGCGCACGCGGCCGCTCGCCGAGCTTCTCTATAGCGACAGCAGTGTGTCGCGTTCGATGCTCGCCAGCCGCGTGCTGACCGCGCGGCATCCGCTGTATCGGCTGGCGGCGAAGCACGCGCAGGCGAGTCACGCGCTCGTCGCGAGGCGGTCCGTCTTTCTGCGCCACGGCGCGGCGCTGATGGTCACCGAATGCTTTCTCGATGCGCTCTGGCGCGCGCTCTCATCGCGCCATGTGCCGCATGCGGTGCATCGTGAACATGCGCGGGCCTACGAGCATTTGAGCTCGCATGCAAAGCGCGTCGCGCACGGCGAAGCGCGATGA
- a CDS encoding DNA-deoxyinosine glycosylase, giving the protein MKLAGFAPVGDAHTHTLILGSFPGVASLAATQYYAHPRNQFWRLVGAVIGEPLHELAYEQRLARVMKHGIGLWDVLAACERKGSLDSAIRHASPNDFAVFRERFPTLRKVCFNGKTSGKFAPVIAAAGYATLVLPSSSPANAILSFDQKLRIWRDLLSTQ; this is encoded by the coding sequence ATGAAACTCGCGGGCTTCGCGCCGGTCGGCGACGCGCATACCCATACGCTCATTCTCGGCAGCTTTCCGGGCGTCGCGTCGCTCGCGGCGACGCAGTACTACGCGCATCCGCGCAATCAGTTCTGGCGGCTGGTCGGCGCGGTCATCGGCGAACCGTTGCACGAACTCGCCTACGAACAACGGCTCGCGCGCGTGATGAAGCACGGCATCGGCCTGTGGGACGTGCTCGCCGCGTGCGAGCGCAAAGGCAGTCTTGACAGCGCGATCCGCCATGCATCGCCGAACGATTTCGCCGTGTTCCGCGAGCGCTTTCCGACGCTGCGCAAGGTGTGCTTCAACGGCAAGACATCGGGCAAGTTCGCGCCCGTGATCGCAGCGGCGGGCTACGCCACGCTCGTGCTGCCGTCGTCCAGTCCCGCCAATGCTATCCTCTCGTTCGATCAAAAATTGCGCATCTGGCGCGACCTTCTCAGCACACAATGA
- a CDS encoding spermidine synthase, which yields MTTLIKRASAEARAFSRKKDNKHRHDEDDLANAPRIDAPRKPRFAPVTFSEEGGVRYLHFGTEWVQGAMRLRKPDHIELEYAQQMMAWLLFIETPERIVQLGLGAAALTKFCYRYLKRAKVEAVELNPAVVIAARAMFELPYDDARLTVTERDAWEFVNDRANHGTIGALQIDIYDATARGPVLDSVSFYRACRACLAPQAGVVTINLFGDHPSFVRNMRHLNEAFDRRVIALPEVHDGNRVAIAFAGPALDVPFAALGERAKLIEAELGLPGRKWVKGLAESAGLPLNGSFSI from the coding sequence ATGACGACTCTCATCAAGCGCGCATCGGCCGAAGCGCGTGCGTTCAGCCGCAAGAAAGACAACAAGCATCGACATGACGAAGACGATCTCGCCAACGCGCCGCGCATCGACGCGCCGCGCAAGCCGCGTTTCGCGCCCGTGACGTTCTCCGAAGAAGGCGGCGTGCGCTATCTGCATTTCGGCACCGAATGGGTGCAAGGCGCGATGCGCCTCCGAAAGCCCGATCACATCGAACTCGAATACGCGCAGCAGATGATGGCGTGGCTGCTGTTCATCGAGACGCCCGAGCGCATCGTGCAACTGGGGCTCGGCGCGGCGGCGCTCACGAAGTTTTGCTATCGGTATCTGAAGCGCGCGAAGGTCGAAGCGGTTGAGTTGAATCCGGCGGTCGTGATCGCCGCGCGCGCGATGTTCGAGCTGCCCTACGACGACGCGCGCCTCACCGTGACCGAACGCGACGCATGGGAGTTCGTCAACGACCGCGCGAATCACGGCACCATCGGCGCGTTGCAGATCGACATCTACGATGCCACTGCGCGCGGTCCCGTGCTCGACAGCGTGTCGTTCTACCGGGCGTGCCGCGCGTGTCTCGCGCCGCAAGCGGGCGTCGTGACGATCAATCTCTTCGGCGATCATCCGAGCTTCGTGCGCAACATGCGCCATCTGAACGAAGCATTCGATCGTCGCGTGATCGCGCTGCCCGAAGTGCATGACGGCAACCGCGTGGCGATTGCGTTCGCCGGTCCCGCGCTCGACGTCCCGTTCGCCGCGCTCGGCGAACGCGCGAAGTTGATCGAAGCGGAGCTCGGCTTGCCCGGGCGCAAGTGGGTGAAGGGGCTTGCCGAAAGCGCGGGCCTGCCGTTGAACGGCTCTTTCTCCATCTAG
- a CDS encoding DUF3311 domain-containing protein, whose protein sequence is MAQDPGRTGQPRNKHWLWLLILPWIGVVWVPFYNKIEPVLWGFPFFYWYQLLWVLLSAVITAVVYKKTKALSSGRAGQGQGGAR, encoded by the coding sequence ATGGCTCAAGATCCGGGCCGCACTGGACAACCGCGCAACAAGCATTGGCTCTGGCTTCTGATCCTTCCGTGGATCGGCGTGGTGTGGGTGCCGTTTTACAACAAGATCGAGCCCGTGCTGTGGGGCTTCCCGTTCTTCTACTGGTATCAGCTTCTCTGGGTGCTGCTGAGCGCGGTCATCACAGCCGTCGTCTACAAGAAAACCAAGGCGCTGTCGTCCGGCCGCGCGGGGCAAGGCCAAGGAGGCGCGCGATGA
- the mctP gene encoding monocarboxylate uptake permease MctP: MNVTATFVFVLFFVGVTILGFIAAHWRKADLGQLDEWGLGGRRFGTIVTWFLLGGDLYTAYTFVAVPALVFGAGATGFFALPYTILIYPFAFVVFPKLWSIAKRHGYVTAADFVHARYNSRMLALAIAVTGIVATMPYIALQLVGIEVVIGALGFSTQGFVGDLPLIIAFAILAAYTYTSGLRAPAMIAVVKDVLIYITIIAAMIVIPAQLGGFGHIFGAVPPAKLLLKAPDAASLNGYSAYATLAVGSALALFLYPHSVTAILSSNSGNTIRRNMALLPAYSLVLGLLALLGYMALASGVKDMPEYASYFKAYGANFAVPALFLHYFPSWFVGVAFAAIGIGALVPAAIMSIAAANLYTRNVHREFLNRSMTPEQETNVAKLVSLIVKVGAVVFILALPLTYAIQLQLLGGIWIIQTLPALVLGLYTRVLDHRGLLIGWAVGIAVGTWMAVSLQLKGSIFTVHMFGYAVPGYAAVWALIVNLIVSVGVSVLVRAIGLKRSDDRTRPEDYLDVVES; encoded by the coding sequence ATGAACGTCACCGCAACTTTCGTATTCGTTCTGTTCTTCGTCGGGGTGACGATTCTCGGCTTCATCGCGGCGCACTGGCGCAAGGCGGATCTCGGCCAGCTCGACGAATGGGGTCTCGGCGGCCGGCGCTTCGGCACCATCGTGACGTGGTTCCTGCTCGGCGGCGATCTCTACACGGCCTACACCTTCGTCGCGGTGCCGGCGCTCGTGTTCGGCGCGGGCGCGACGGGCTTCTTCGCGCTGCCGTACACCATCCTGATCTATCCGTTCGCGTTCGTCGTGTTTCCGAAGCTGTGGAGCATCGCGAAGCGTCACGGCTATGTGACCGCAGCCGACTTCGTGCACGCGCGCTACAACAGCCGCATGCTGGCGCTCGCCATCGCGGTGACGGGCATCGTCGCGACCATGCCGTATATCGCGCTGCAACTCGTCGGCATCGAAGTGGTGATCGGCGCGCTCGGTTTCAGCACGCAAGGCTTCGTCGGCGATCTGCCGCTCATCATCGCGTTCGCCATTCTCGCGGCCTACACGTACACGTCGGGCCTGCGCGCGCCCGCGATGATCGCGGTCGTCAAGGACGTGCTGATCTACATCACCATCATCGCCGCGATGATCGTGATTCCGGCGCAACTCGGCGGCTTCGGGCATATCTTTGGCGCCGTGCCGCCTGCGAAGCTGCTGCTGAAGGCGCCCGACGCCGCGAGCCTGAACGGCTACAGCGCCTACGCGACGCTCGCGGTCGGCTCGGCGCTCGCGCTCTTCCTGTATCCGCATTCGGTGACGGCGATTCTCTCGTCGAACTCGGGCAACACCATCCGCCGCAACATGGCGCTGTTGCCCGCGTATTCGCTGGTGCTCGGGCTGCTGGCGCTGCTCGGCTACATGGCGCTTGCCTCGGGCGTGAAGGACATGCCGGAGTACGCGTCGTACTTCAAGGCTTACGGCGCGAACTTCGCGGTGCCGGCGCTCTTCCTGCACTACTTCCCGTCGTGGTTCGTGGGCGTGGCGTTCGCGGCCATCGGCATCGGCGCGCTGGTGCCGGCCGCGATCATGTCGATCGCAGCGGCGAATCTGTACACGCGCAACGTGCACCGCGAGTTCCTTAATCGCTCGATGACGCCGGAGCAGGAAACCAACGTCGCCAAGCTGGTGTCGCTGATCGTGAAGGTCGGCGCGGTCGTGTTCATTCTGGCGCTGCCGCTCACCTACGCGATTCAGCTTCAGTTGCTCGGCGGCATCTGGATCATTCAGACGCTGCCCGCGCTCGTGCTCGGTCTCTATACGCGCGTGCTCGATCATCGCGGTCTGTTGATCGGCTGGGCGGTGGGCATTGCCGTCGGCACGTGGATGGCCGTGTCGCTCCAGTTGAAGGGCTCGATCTTCACGGTGCACATGTTCGGTTACGCCGTGCCGGGCTATGCGGCCGTGTGGGCGCTGATCGTCAATCTGATCGTGTCGGTGGGCGTGAGCGTGCTGGTGCGCGCCATCGGCCTGAAGCGCTCGGATGACCGCACGCGCCCCGAGGACTATCTGGACGTCGTGGAAAGCTGA
- a CDS encoding FUSC family protein: MFSSTSASARRSRAMRLMHGLASPFFRYRHAKMIHAVRVALGMATSFLVTTGINIPHGSWASVSLLVVVGGLQHYGNIRKKAAERALGTALGAAIGLALILVQTVFGSLTLFFILMSAIAGACAYYAIGKAGYVALLTAITMVIVAGHGDSPFDVGLWRTANVLIGIAIALAFSFVLPQYATYSWRYRLADNLRECARLYGALLDGTPLLAEETARRFFAMSQRLVQSRALMESVAKETRVPVARLEEIQRLHRSILAALEMLVTSMPDTPRATCNIALDCSPHEQQVRQKLLKMARALRFGRVGLLYMRPDAKADASVEAEAGDGSTQGMHWLAMRFAEQVDRLRLRLSEIEREWNIEGARPLPG; encoded by the coding sequence ATGTTTTCATCGACATCGGCGTCAGCGCGCAGAAGCCGCGCGATGCGGCTCATGCACGGCCTGGCGTCGCCATTCTTCCGCTATCGCCATGCGAAGATGATCCACGCGGTGCGCGTCGCGCTCGGCATGGCGACGTCGTTTCTCGTCACCACGGGCATCAATATCCCGCACGGCAGTTGGGCCTCGGTCTCGCTGCTCGTCGTGGTCGGCGGGCTGCAGCACTACGGCAATATCCGCAAGAAGGCGGCGGAACGGGCGCTCGGCACGGCGCTCGGCGCGGCTATCGGACTCGCGCTGATTCTCGTGCAGACGGTCTTCGGCTCGCTCACGCTGTTCTTCATTTTGATGTCCGCCATCGCCGGGGCGTGCGCGTATTACGCCATCGGCAAGGCGGGCTATGTCGCGCTGCTGACGGCGATCACCATGGTCATTGTCGCGGGCCACGGCGATTCGCCGTTCGATGTGGGCTTGTGGCGGACCGCGAACGTGCTGATCGGCATTGCCATTGCGCTGGCGTTCTCGTTCGTGCTGCCGCAGTACGCGACGTACTCGTGGCGCTATCGCCTCGCCGACAATCTGCGCGAATGCGCGCGTCTTTACGGCGCGTTGCTCGACGGCACGCCGTTGCTCGCGGAAGAAACCGCGCGCCGCTTCTTCGCGATGAGTCAGCGCCTCGTGCAGTCCCGCGCGCTGATGGAGTCCGTCGCGAAGGAAACGCGCGTGCCGGTCGCGCGGCTCGAAGAGATTCAGCGGCTGCATCGCTCGATCCTCGCCGCGCTGGAAATGCTCGTGACGTCGATGCCGGATACGCCGCGCGCGACGTGCAATATCGCACTCGACTGCTCACCGCACGAGCAGCAGGTGCGGCAGAAGCTGCTGAAGATGGCGCGCGCGCTGCGTTTCGGCCGCGTCGGTTTGCTGTACATGCGTCCCGACGCTAAAGCGGATGCGAGCGTCGAAGCGGAGGCGGGCGATGGATCGACGCAGGGCATGCACTGGCTCGCGATGCGTTTCGCGGAGCAGGTGGATCGCTTGCGGCTGCGTCTGAGTGAAATAGAGCGGGAGTGGAATATCGAAGGCGCGCGGCCGCTTCCCGGCTGA
- a CDS encoding VOC family protein: MQLDTYLFFHGDCADALALYQSAFGAEIQTLIRFRDTPDAANVPAEWHDKVMHALFSVGGTAIMVSDGQFGQPHCEYQGFTLSIGADSPEAGERAFNALSEGGTVLTPWQSTFFTAGFGMLKDRFGVPWLINVVNAVEMADAPQPSQDAAAQS, from the coding sequence ATGCAACTGGATACGTATCTTTTCTTCCACGGAGATTGCGCGGACGCCCTCGCGCTGTATCAATCCGCGTTTGGCGCGGAGATTCAGACGCTCATTCGCTTCCGCGACACGCCCGACGCGGCGAACGTGCCGGCGGAGTGGCACGACAAAGTCATGCACGCGCTCTTTAGCGTCGGCGGCACGGCAATCATGGTGTCGGACGGCCAGTTCGGTCAGCCGCACTGCGAATACCAGGGCTTCACGCTGTCGATCGGCGCCGACAGCCCCGAAGCGGGCGAGCGCGCGTTCAACGCATTGAGCGAAGGCGGCACGGTGCTGACGCCGTGGCAGTCCACGTTCTTCACGGCGGGCTTCGGCATGCTGAAAGACCGCTTCGGCGTACCGTGGCTCATCAACGTCGTCAACGCCGTCGAGATGGCCGACGCACCGCAACCGTCGCAGGACGCGGCAGCGCAGTCCTAA
- the tal gene encoding transaldolase — MTSALDQLKQYTTVVADTGDFQQFVQFKPQDATTNPSLILKAVQKDDYKPLLEKTVKEHAGKPMGQIIDHLLIAFGTEILKIVPGRVSTEVDARLSFDTKGSIDKGLEIIKLYEAAGINRERVLIKLASTWEGIRAAEVLQKEGIRCNMTLLFSLAQAAACAEAGAQLISPFVGRIYDWYKKSAGADWDEVKNGGANDPGVQSVRRIYSYYKKFGYKTEVMGASFRTVSQITELAGCDLLTISPDLLKKLADSDEKVERKLSPDAADNTDLEKISVDEPTFRFAVNEDAMATEKLAEGIRAFAADAIKLEKLITALR, encoded by the coding sequence ATGACATCCGCTCTCGACCAGCTCAAGCAATACACCACCGTCGTCGCCGATACGGGCGACTTCCAGCAATTCGTTCAGTTCAAGCCGCAGGACGCGACCACGAATCCGTCGCTGATCCTGAAGGCCGTCCAGAAGGACGACTACAAGCCGCTGCTCGAGAAGACCGTCAAGGAGCACGCCGGCAAGCCGATGGGCCAGATCATCGACCATCTGCTGATCGCGTTCGGCACCGAAATCCTGAAGATCGTGCCGGGCCGCGTATCCACCGAAGTCGACGCGCGCCTCTCGTTCGACACGAAAGGGTCCATCGACAAGGGCCTCGAAATCATCAAGCTGTACGAAGCCGCGGGCATCAACCGCGAGCGCGTGCTGATCAAGCTCGCGTCGACGTGGGAAGGCATCCGCGCAGCCGAAGTGCTGCAGAAGGAAGGCATCCGCTGCAACATGACGCTGCTCTTCTCGCTCGCGCAGGCCGCGGCGTGCGCCGAAGCGGGCGCGCAGCTCATTTCGCCGTTCGTCGGCCGCATTTACGACTGGTACAAGAAGTCGGCCGGCGCGGATTGGGACGAAGTCAAAAACGGCGGCGCGAACGATCCCGGCGTGCAGTCGGTGCGCCGCATCTACTCGTACTACAAGAAGTTCGGCTACAAGACCGAAGTCATGGGCGCGAGCTTCCGCACCGTGAGCCAGATCACCGAACTCGCTGGCTGCGATCTGCTCACCATCAGCCCTGACCTGCTGAAGAAGCTGGCGGACAGCGACGAGAAGGTCGAGCGCAAGCTGTCGCCGGACGCAGCGGACAACACGGATCTGGAGAAGATCAGCGTCGACGAGCCGACGTTCCGCTTCGCCGTGAACGAAGACGCCATGGCGACCGAAAAGCTGGCCGAAGGCATCCGCGCGTTCGCGGCTGATGCCATCAAGCTGGAAAAGCTGATCACGGCGCTGCGATAA